In the genome of Vanacampus margaritifer isolate UIUO_Vmar chromosome 1, RoL_Vmar_1.0, whole genome shotgun sequence, one region contains:
- the LOC144048502 gene encoding uncharacterized protein LOC144048502 isoform X1, whose protein sequence is MKPQEAELVTEISKLQCMVSELKTGLTGALLELAHVQHGDSVLRDELEDNRRRCREKARRLEALVESLREELGVMQCQVLVMRGDTQRHQQDAESTAATCAETDPAEACRGKVLLHCFLQGLKAGLTEGTDARHQVALQLLHTEWEYVSTLTELYNKYKTTPTQHVTTQPHEKFASLVERLLQRHLLFRDTLQERLAAQRWKSLVGDVLVRLVGQNETSFSDVYVGYVGALASFLPLEVHKLDKNEDKQGSSQAGKENEQIQVLSLLLAPVTRVHAYLSHIQNLLQWTGKEHPDCSLLLSTERALRDVLSRCHVILEEDVRWEGGEAPLPPNCSDAEAGDSCANSAPQRTTRERAVPRRNQQVSSLINGSGVDQHAMRVECWSCSPVRRQTCHCAHAHCCPVTPEPAGHPGPEDPRTDPDDTSPFDDSSVTSCREDDDEEEDSQVPVLLKPSSQQHSERSVCLRWQIPRRTPHPPLRTPSDLSTPAGSCGKRLVTVRTGSPPLRVKSAFRPIWDNPTKQLQAQASPEKEHRGFLPVQTSTRANFLTLREHLRSGQGLAQLPPSGFSLAPSSGRLWEDSEDSEGPNSTV, encoded by the exons ATGAAGCCTCAGGAGGCGGAGCTTGTCACGGAAATCTCCAAA CTGCAGTGCATGGTCTCGGAGCTGAAGACGGGTTTGACGGGCGCCCTGTTGGAGCTGGCCCATGTCCAACACGGAGACTCGGTCCTGCGCGATGAGCTGGAGGACAACCGGCGCCGTTGTCGGGAGAAAGCGCGGCGCTTGGAGGCCCTGGTGGAGTCCCTCAGG GAGGAGCTGGGCGTGATGCAGTGTCAGGTGCTGGTGATGCGCGGAGACACGCAGCGCCATCAACAGGACGCAGAGAGCACTGCGGCCACATGTGCAGAAAC TGATCCAGCGGAGGCGTGCCGAGGAAAAGTTTTACTGCACTGCTTCCTGCAGGGCCTCAAAGCTGGATTGACGGAAGGAACAG ATGCGCGACACCAGGTGGCGCTGCAGCTCCTCCACACCGAGTGGGAGTACGTATCCACTTTGACGGAACTCTACAATAAATACAAGACGACACCTACTCAACATGTGACCACTCAACCTCA CGAGAAGTTCGCCTCATTGGTGGAGCGGCTCCTGCAGCGCCACCTGCTGTTCAGGGACACACTGCAGGAGCGATTGGCCGCCCAGCGCTGGAAGTCCCTTGTGGGGGACGTCCTAGTGCGGCTGGTCGGACAGAACGAG ACGTCTTTCTCGGACGTGTATGTGGGCTACGTGGGCGCGCTGGCCTCCTTCCTCCCGCTGGAAGTCCACAAGTTGGACAAGAATGAGGACAAGCAG GGAAGCAGCCAAGCGGGGAAGGAAAATGAGCAAATCCAAGTGCTGTCGCTTCTTTTGGCGCCCGTCACTCGTGTCCACGCTTACCTCAGTCACATCCAG AATTTGCTGCAGTGGACGGGCAAAGAGCATCCGGACTGCAGCCTGCTTCTGAGCACCGAGCGAGCGCTGAGGGACGTTTTGTCGCGATGTCACGTCATCCTGGAGGAGGACGTCCGCTGGGAAGGCGGAGAAGCGCCGCTGCCGCC TAATTGCAGCGACGCAGAGGCCGGCGACTCGTGTGCAAACAGCGCCCCTCAGAGGACAACGCGGGAGCGCGCAGTGCCGAG ACGGAACCAGCAGGTGTCAAGCCTGATAAACGGGTCTGGCGTGGACCAGCACGCCATGCGCGTGGAATGCTGGTCCTGCAGCCCGGTGAGGCGGCAGACCTGCCACTGCGCGCACGCCCACTGTTGCCCCGTCACTCCAGAACCGGCGGGTCACCCGGGCCCCGAGGATCCACGGACGGATCCGGACGACACGTCTCCCTTTGATGACTCCTCGGTGACCTCCTGCAGGGAAGATGATGACGAGGAAGAGGACAGTCAGGTTCCGGTCCTCCTCAAGCCGTCCTCCCAACAACATTCGGAGAGGAGCGTTTGCCTCCGCTGGCAGATTCCCAGACGCACCCCACACCCTCCTCTGAGGACCCCCTCGGACCTGTCAACTCCCGCTGGCTCCTGTGGAAAAAGGCTGGTCACCGTCAGGACAGGATCGCCGCCGCTTCGAGTCAAGAGTGCCTTCAGGCCCATCTGGGACAACCCGACTAAGCag TTGCAGGCGCAGGCGTCTCCTGAGAAGGAGCACAGAGGCTTCCTGCCGGTCCAGACCTCCACCAGGGCAAACTTTCTGACTTTGAGAGAACACCTGAG ATCCGGACAAGGCCTGGCCCAGCTACCGCCGTCGGGGTTCTCTTTGGCGCCATCCAGTGGACGGTTGTGGGAGGACAGCGAGGACAGTGAGGGACCCAACAGCACCGTTTGA
- the LOC144048502 gene encoding uncharacterized protein LOC144048502 isoform X2: MKPQEAELVTEISKLQCMVSELKTGLTGALLELAHVQHGDSVLRDELEDNRRRCREKARRLEALVESLREELGVMQCQVLVMRGDTQRHQQDAESTAATCAETDPAEACRGKVLLHCFLQGLKAGLTEGTDARHQVALQLLHTEWEYVSTLTELYNKYKTTPTQHVTTQPHEKFASLVERLLQRHLLFRDTLQERLAAQRWKSLVGDVLVRLVGQNETSFSDVYVGYVGALASFLPLEVHKLDKNEDKQGSSQAGKENEQIQVLSLLLAPVTRVHAYLSHIQNLLQWTGKEHPDCSLLLSTERALRDVLSRCHVILEEDVRWEGGEAPLPPNCSDAEAGDSCANSAPQRTTRERAVPRRNQQVSSLINGSGVDQHAMRVECWSCSPVRRQTCHCAHAHCCPVTPEPAGHPGPEDPRTDPDDTSPFDDSSVTSCREDDDEEEDSQVPVLLKPSSQQHSERSVCLRWQIPRRTPHPPLRTPSDLSTPAGSCGKRLVTVRTGSPPLRVKSAFRPIWDNPTKQAQASPEKEHRGFLPVQTSTRANFLTLREHLRSGQGLAQLPPSGFSLAPSSGRLWEDSEDSEGPNSTV, from the exons ATGAAGCCTCAGGAGGCGGAGCTTGTCACGGAAATCTCCAAA CTGCAGTGCATGGTCTCGGAGCTGAAGACGGGTTTGACGGGCGCCCTGTTGGAGCTGGCCCATGTCCAACACGGAGACTCGGTCCTGCGCGATGAGCTGGAGGACAACCGGCGCCGTTGTCGGGAGAAAGCGCGGCGCTTGGAGGCCCTGGTGGAGTCCCTCAGG GAGGAGCTGGGCGTGATGCAGTGTCAGGTGCTGGTGATGCGCGGAGACACGCAGCGCCATCAACAGGACGCAGAGAGCACTGCGGCCACATGTGCAGAAAC TGATCCAGCGGAGGCGTGCCGAGGAAAAGTTTTACTGCACTGCTTCCTGCAGGGCCTCAAAGCTGGATTGACGGAAGGAACAG ATGCGCGACACCAGGTGGCGCTGCAGCTCCTCCACACCGAGTGGGAGTACGTATCCACTTTGACGGAACTCTACAATAAATACAAGACGACACCTACTCAACATGTGACCACTCAACCTCA CGAGAAGTTCGCCTCATTGGTGGAGCGGCTCCTGCAGCGCCACCTGCTGTTCAGGGACACACTGCAGGAGCGATTGGCCGCCCAGCGCTGGAAGTCCCTTGTGGGGGACGTCCTAGTGCGGCTGGTCGGACAGAACGAG ACGTCTTTCTCGGACGTGTATGTGGGCTACGTGGGCGCGCTGGCCTCCTTCCTCCCGCTGGAAGTCCACAAGTTGGACAAGAATGAGGACAAGCAG GGAAGCAGCCAAGCGGGGAAGGAAAATGAGCAAATCCAAGTGCTGTCGCTTCTTTTGGCGCCCGTCACTCGTGTCCACGCTTACCTCAGTCACATCCAG AATTTGCTGCAGTGGACGGGCAAAGAGCATCCGGACTGCAGCCTGCTTCTGAGCACCGAGCGAGCGCTGAGGGACGTTTTGTCGCGATGTCACGTCATCCTGGAGGAGGACGTCCGCTGGGAAGGCGGAGAAGCGCCGCTGCCGCC TAATTGCAGCGACGCAGAGGCCGGCGACTCGTGTGCAAACAGCGCCCCTCAGAGGACAACGCGGGAGCGCGCAGTGCCGAG ACGGAACCAGCAGGTGTCAAGCCTGATAAACGGGTCTGGCGTGGACCAGCACGCCATGCGCGTGGAATGCTGGTCCTGCAGCCCGGTGAGGCGGCAGACCTGCCACTGCGCGCACGCCCACTGTTGCCCCGTCACTCCAGAACCGGCGGGTCACCCGGGCCCCGAGGATCCACGGACGGATCCGGACGACACGTCTCCCTTTGATGACTCCTCGGTGACCTCCTGCAGGGAAGATGATGACGAGGAAGAGGACAGTCAGGTTCCGGTCCTCCTCAAGCCGTCCTCCCAACAACATTCGGAGAGGAGCGTTTGCCTCCGCTGGCAGATTCCCAGACGCACCCCACACCCTCCTCTGAGGACCCCCTCGGACCTGTCAACTCCCGCTGGCTCCTGTGGAAAAAGGCTGGTCACCGTCAGGACAGGATCGCCGCCGCTTCGAGTCAAGAGTGCCTTCAGGCCCATCTGGGACAACCCGACTAAGCag GCGCAGGCGTCTCCTGAGAAGGAGCACAGAGGCTTCCTGCCGGTCCAGACCTCCACCAGGGCAAACTTTCTGACTTTGAGAGAACACCTGAG ATCCGGACAAGGCCTGGCCCAGCTACCGCCGTCGGGGTTCTCTTTGGCGCCATCCAGTGGACGGTTGTGGGAGGACAGCGAGGACAGTGAGGGACCCAACAGCACCGTTTGA